The Niastella koreensis GR20-10 genome includes a window with the following:
- a CDS encoding sugar 3,4-ketoisomerase, translated as MARENTVFDCNVIHLPRIHNRAGNITPVTNFTNIPFAVKRVYYLYDIPGGESRGAHGHKSLEQLIIAASGSFDITIDDGRNKKTVQLNRPNMGLHLKPGLWRDISNFSSGAICLVLASEHYNEKDYVRDYEEFIRLKNL; from the coding sequence ATGGCTAGGGAAAATACCGTTTTTGACTGCAACGTTATCCATCTGCCGCGTATACATAACCGGGCAGGGAATATTACTCCTGTAACTAATTTCACCAATATACCTTTTGCCGTTAAGCGTGTGTATTATCTCTACGACATACCCGGAGGTGAGTCGCGGGGAGCACATGGGCATAAATCGCTGGAACAGTTGATCATTGCTGCCAGTGGCAGCTTCGACATTACCATCGACGACGGAAGAAACAAAAAAACGGTACAGTTAAACAGGCCGAATATGGGCCTGCATCTGAAGCCTGGTTTGTGGCGGGATATTTCAAACTTTTCGTCCGGCGCCATTTGCCTGGTACTGGCCTCTGAACATTATAATGAAAAGGACTATGTCCGGGATTACGAGGAATTTATAAGACTAAAAAATCTATGA
- a CDS encoding UDP-N-acetylglucosamine 4,6-dehydratase family protein, translated as MDPKNQTVLVTGGTGSFGNKVAQYLQGHNPKKIIIYSRDEKKQYEMQKQYPHYHYIIGDVRDKERLFQACKGVDFIFHAAALKHVPACESYPYEAVKTNITGSYNVCEAAIHNNVQKVVALSTDKAVKPINAMGLSKSMMEKIVCSQNQIQIDTVFSCVRYGNVMGSRGSVIPFFKKLIADKKALTITDSKMTRFMMTLDESVELVLYAMKYAKGGEVFVKKAPACLMTDLARTMIKKYGDGNAENIKEVGVRPGEKIDEVLVNEYEIRRSDENEQFFIVHPEYRPVKDNQTYASGYEYTSANTKQLTDYESISALLDRMGDDELYT; from the coding sequence ATGGATCCTAAAAATCAGACAGTACTGGTAACCGGTGGTACCGGTTCATTTGGAAATAAAGTAGCGCAATACCTTCAGGGGCATAACCCTAAAAAGATCATTATCTATAGCCGCGACGAAAAGAAGCAATATGAAATGCAAAAGCAATATCCCCATTACCACTATATTATTGGTGATGTGAGAGACAAGGAGCGCTTGTTCCAGGCCTGCAAGGGGGTTGATTTTATTTTTCATGCGGCTGCATTAAAGCATGTGCCGGCTTGTGAAAGCTATCCATATGAAGCTGTTAAAACAAATATAACCGGCTCCTACAATGTATGTGAAGCCGCTATACATAATAATGTACAAAAAGTAGTTGCATTATCAACCGATAAAGCGGTAAAGCCTATCAATGCCATGGGTTTGTCGAAGAGTATGATGGAAAAGATTGTATGCTCGCAAAACCAGATCCAGATAGATACAGTTTTCTCCTGCGTTCGCTATGGCAATGTAATGGGATCAAGAGGATCGGTGATACCCTTTTTCAAAAAGCTGATCGCTGACAAAAAGGCCCTCACCATTACTGATTCAAAAATGACCCGCTTTATGATGACACTCGACGAGTCTGTTGAGCTGGTATTATATGCGATGAAATATGCCAAAGGCGGGGAAGTATTTGTTAAGAAGGCGCCGGCCTGTTTAATGACCGACCTGGCCAGGACCATGATTAAAAAGTATGGTGATGGAAACGCCGAAAATATTAAAGAAGTAGGGGTAAGACCTGGTGAAAAAATCGATGAAGTACTGGTTAATGAGTATGAGATCAGAAGAAGCGATGAGAACGAACAGTTCTTTATTGTACATCCTGAATACAGACCCGTTAAGGATAATCAGACTTATGCAAGCGGGTATGAGTATACTTCTGCCAATACAAAACAATTAACCGATTACGAAAGCATATCGGCATTGCTCGATAGAATGGGCGACGATGAATTATATACTTAA
- a CDS encoding carboxylate--amine ligase, whose protein sequence is MKKILIAGAGGAPSEGVINSLLKSTKDEEVIGMGSEPSDVVLSNAKRKYYVPYANTPQYKASLHEIIKKEKPDLIHFQNDLEIFHASLLRDDIHSWGVKTFMPEHDVIDTCVHKYKTYQKLLGSGVKQPVNRLINNVEDLKEAFKELADEKGKVWLRASSIGGGGKGALPTSDFEFAKHWIDHYKGWGDFTAAQMLTSDTVTWLSIWHEGELVVAQTRIRKGWTHGNRTLSGVTGVTKVGQTYSSDQVNEIAMATIKAVSSKPHGIFGVDMAYDKQGIPNPTEINISRFFTTVLFFTEAGLNMPGIFKDIALYNEFPKLNKKINPLPDGLLWLRGMDTKPRLLTGQQLENEIVYL, encoded by the coding sequence ATGAAAAAAATTTTAATAGCAGGAGCTGGTGGCGCACCTTCCGAAGGAGTAATAAATTCATTGTTAAAAAGTACCAAAGATGAAGAAGTGATTGGAATGGGCAGTGAGCCCAGTGACGTGGTATTATCAAATGCGAAAAGAAAATATTATGTTCCTTATGCCAATACGCCTCAGTATAAAGCCAGTCTGCACGAGATAATCAAAAAGGAAAAACCGGATCTGATCCATTTTCAGAATGACCTTGAAATTTTCCATGCCTCCTTATTAAGAGATGATATTCATTCCTGGGGTGTAAAAACATTTATGCCCGAGCATGATGTAATTGATACCTGCGTTCATAAATACAAAACCTATCAAAAATTATTGGGTTCGGGTGTAAAGCAACCGGTAAACAGGTTGATCAATAACGTAGAAGACCTGAAAGAAGCTTTTAAAGAGCTGGCCGATGAAAAGGGTAAAGTATGGTTACGTGCTTCTTCTATTGGTGGAGGCGGTAAAGGAGCTTTACCTACCAGTGATTTTGAATTTGCCAAACACTGGATCGACCATTATAAAGGATGGGGCGATTTTACAGCTGCGCAAATGCTTACTTCAGATACAGTTACCTGGTTATCTATATGGCATGAAGGTGAACTGGTAGTGGCGCAAACCCGCATCAGAAAAGGTTGGACTCATGGAAACCGTACGCTTTCGGGTGTAACTGGAGTAACAAAAGTTGGGCAAACCTATTCCAGTGACCAGGTAAATGAAATTGCGATGGCTACTATTAAAGCCGTTTCGAGCAAGCCACATGGAATATTTGGCGTTGATATGGCTTATGACAAGCAAGGGATTCCTAATCCAACAGAAATAAATATCTCGCGTTTTTTTACTACTGTATTATTCTTCACCGAGGCTGGTTTAAATATGCCCGGGATCTTTAAAGACATAGCCCTGTACAATGAATTTCCGAAATTAAATAAGAAGATCAACCCGTTACCCGACGGGCTTCTTTGGCTCCGGGGCATGGATACCAAACCACGTTTACTTACCGGCCAGCAATTAGAGAATGAAATTGTATACCTGTAA
- a CDS encoding acyltransferase yields the protein MSEILENQRPVTFKQKWKTFLLKRRYGIKLHNNGPIRIFGKLPFFKLPGTSKIILGSKVVLNSDFENSNTALTFRCTLVCGLNGIIEIGDNSMLNGVSITAYQKVSIGKNCQIASCTIISDTDFHPVSPAIREREVMGYKIDHAVVNKKEVRIGNNVWIGWGSTILKGVSIGDNSVIAAGSVVLSDIPPNVLAAGNPAVVKKSL from the coding sequence ATGAGTGAAATATTGGAAAACCAAAGACCGGTAACCTTTAAGCAAAAATGGAAAACGTTTTTACTTAAAAGAAGGTATGGCATCAAATTGCATAACAATGGGCCAATTAGGATCTTTGGAAAACTGCCTTTTTTTAAATTACCAGGTACTTCTAAAATTATATTGGGCAGCAAGGTTGTGTTGAATTCTGATTTTGAAAATTCCAACACGGCATTAACCTTTAGATGCACGTTGGTGTGCGGTTTGAATGGCATAATTGAAATTGGCGATAATAGTATGCTAAATGGGGTTTCAATTACAGCGTATCAGAAAGTAAGCATAGGAAAGAATTGTCAGATCGCATCATGTACAATAATATCAGATACAGATTTTCATCCGGTGTCTCCCGCTATCAGGGAGCGGGAGGTGATGGGGTATAAGATCGACCATGCTGTAGTTAATAAGAAAGAAGTCAGAATTGGAAATAATGTTTGGATAGGTTGGGGAAGCACAATTTTGAAAGGAGTAAGCATTGGAGATAATAGTGTCATTGCTGCCGGCTCGGTTGTACTTTCAGATATTCCACCAAATGTATTAGCCGCAGGAAACCCTGCTGTTGTAAAAAAATCTTTATAA
- a CDS encoding ABC transporter permease produces MSFKLVIEPGASEKNYWKDLWYYRELFYILSWRDLKVRYKQTVIGAAWSVIRPVLTTIIFTVVFNRMAKLQAPSNIPYALMVFTGMLPWQFFANSLGEASGSLLGNSNLITKVYFPRMIVPASSVITSLVDLGISLLILVVMFFIYHFVPHWTIVFLPIFILISFIVAFGVGLYVTALNVKYRDFRYIIPFIIQFGLYVTPVGFSSSIVKEYRALFALNPMVGIIDGFRWCILGEPLYMPGLLISVAMSIFFLWLGVWYFRKTEKSFADNI; encoded by the coding sequence TGGAAGGATTTGTGGTATTACCGCGAATTATTTTACATTCTCAGCTGGCGTGACCTGAAGGTGCGATATAAACAAACTGTTATAGGCGCCGCCTGGAGTGTAATACGTCCTGTGCTTACGACTATAATTTTTACGGTTGTTTTTAACAGGATGGCTAAATTACAGGCCCCTTCGAATATCCCCTATGCATTGATGGTTTTTACCGGTATGCTTCCCTGGCAGTTTTTTGCCAATTCATTGGGGGAAGCGAGTGGAAGTCTTCTCGGTAATTCCAACCTTATTACAAAAGTTTATTTCCCCCGAATGATTGTGCCTGCCAGTTCCGTTATCACCAGTCTGGTTGATTTGGGAATATCTTTACTGATACTGGTAGTGATGTTTTTTATATACCATTTTGTTCCTCACTGGACTATTGTATTTCTGCCCATTTTTATACTTATTTCCTTTATTGTAGCATTTGGAGTAGGCTTGTATGTTACTGCACTCAATGTGAAGTATCGTGACTTTCGTTATATCATACCATTTATTATCCAGTTTGGTTTATATGTTACGCCTGTTGGTTTTAGCAGTAGTATTGTAAAAGAGTATAGAGCTCTTTTTGCTCTGAATCCTATGGTGGGAATTATAGATGGTTTTCGCTGGTGTATATTGGGAGAACCTCTGTACATGCCAGGTCTTTTAATATCTGTGGCCATGTCCATATTTTTCCTGTGGCTTGGCGTATGGTATTTCAGAAAAACGGAAAAAAGCTTTGCCGATAATATCTAA
- a CDS encoding class I SAM-dependent methyltransferase has translation MEALALERFQYIANKINFKPASALEIGPGAGFVLKKFKENGINKAVALDIVDSLYPEVKKAGVEIVLSSADNMACIPDKSYDLIVSWSALEHIPNPRMVYDECLRILKPGGYLYLHFGPLYYSPWGYHHYSVLNCPYLHLLFPEQLIHNHARKIKGEDYKGYLPWTNGCDLDEYQFLKKGLSYEYILESYNSGYDMYSVSMISRYPEIFKSKNVSFESFFVDWIQVGIIRKP, from the coding sequence ATGGAAGCCCTGGCATTGGAACGTTTTCAATACATAGCCAATAAAATTAATTTTAAGCCTGCATCTGCACTTGAAATTGGACCGGGCGCAGGTTTTGTATTAAAGAAGTTTAAGGAAAACGGTATCAATAAGGCCGTAGCCCTGGATATAGTGGACAGCCTTTATCCTGAAGTGAAAAAAGCAGGAGTAGAAATTGTTCTGTCCAGCGCGGACAACATGGCTTGTATACCAGATAAAAGTTACGATCTGATCGTGAGTTGGAGCGCTCTGGAGCATATTCCCAATCCCCGGATGGTTTATGATGAATGCCTACGCATCTTAAAACCAGGCGGATATTTATATCTTCATTTTGGCCCTTTATATTACAGCCCCTGGGGATACCATCATTATTCCGTATTAAATTGTCCCTATCTTCATCTTTTGTTTCCCGAGCAATTGATTCATAATCACGCCCGGAAAATTAAAGGAGAAGATTATAAGGGATATTTGCCCTGGACAAATGGTTGTGATCTTGATGAATATCAGTTTTTGAAAAAAGGGCTGTCATACGAATACATTTTAGAAAGTTATAATTCGGGGTATGATATGTATTCAGTATCGATGATATCCCGGTATCCTGAGATATTTAAATCTAAAAACGTTTCTTTTGAAAGTTTTTTTGTTGACTGGATACAAGTAGGCATCATACGAAAGCCCTGA
- a CDS encoding NAD-dependent epimerase/dehydratase family protein, whose translation MQRILLTGASGFIGKYLLKALQSPSYNNLYEVIALASEPVDGCTTVLRKNFQIHKEDFRSLGIHQIDIVIHAGAYTPKDKMGMNDLANNNNVYSTDSLLNALPGKVKQFIYLSTLDVYANADGIISEDSQVLPASLYGMSKLYCEFMIDSWCKQQSVKYQVLRIGHIYGPGEERYKKLIPVTISKVLNKERPEILNDGIEKRSFLNIHDCIQAILASLVLEDSGNVINIVSGKSYTVKEIISMILEISGKGIEPVYKTITATPRHLVFDSTKMESLLHREAVDFRLGLEEEIKGFRS comes from the coding sequence ATGCAACGGATCTTACTTACCGGGGCTTCAGGATTTATAGGGAAATACCTGTTAAAAGCGCTTCAGTCGCCTTCCTATAATAATTTATATGAGGTGATTGCGCTGGCGTCTGAACCAGTAGACGGTTGTACAACTGTTTTGCGTAAAAATTTTCAGATCCATAAAGAAGATTTTCGTTCGCTGGGGATACACCAGATTGACATTGTTATACACGCCGGTGCATACACTCCCAAGGATAAAATGGGCATGAATGACCTGGCGAATAACAACAATGTTTATAGTACAGATAGTTTGCTGAATGCGCTGCCAGGTAAAGTGAAGCAATTTATCTACTTGAGTACGTTGGATGTATATGCTAATGCCGATGGCATTATATCAGAAGACAGCCAGGTTTTACCTGCATCGCTGTATGGCATGTCGAAGTTATATTGCGAGTTTATGATTGATTCCTGGTGTAAACAACAATCGGTTAAATACCAGGTATTGCGAATTGGGCATATATATGGCCCAGGTGAAGAGAGATATAAAAAGCTCATCCCTGTTACTATAAGCAAAGTACTTAATAAGGAGAGACCTGAAATCTTAAATGATGGTATTGAAAAAAGATCATTTCTCAATATCCATGATTGTATACAGGCAATACTGGCATCCCTTGTACTGGAAGATTCCGGTAATGTAATTAATATAGTATCCGGGAAATCTTATACTGTAAAGGAAATAATAAGTATGATCCTTGAAATATCTGGCAAGGGGATAGAGCCGGTATACAAAACAATAACAGCAACTCCAAGACACCTGGTATTTGATAGCACAAAAATGGAATCGCTGTTACATAGGGAAGCAGTAGATTTTAGATTGGGTCTGGAAGAAGAGATAAAAGGATTTCGAAGCTGA
- a CDS encoding HAD family hydrolase: MKEKNIFFDLDGTLLDSRERLYRLFQNLVPASKLTFDDYWALKRNKISHKEILINQFAYTAEDFTRFEQIWLNNIESAEWLSFDKPFEGVTAYLQELSKTNSLYIVTARQLEDQALQQVDKFNWNRFFEKVFVTNGLQDKFELIANSIKTSSTDWLVGDTGKDIQTGKRLGVKTAAVFSGFLSKEVLMEYKPDVIASSVLELNFNA; the protein is encoded by the coding sequence ATGAAAGAAAAGAATATTTTTTTTGACCTTGATGGCACGTTGTTAGATTCGAGAGAACGACTGTACAGGCTTTTTCAAAACCTGGTGCCGGCATCAAAACTAACCTTTGATGATTACTGGGCGCTAAAAAGAAATAAGATCTCACACAAGGAAATATTAATAAACCAGTTTGCTTATACTGCTGAAGATTTTACCCGGTTTGAACAAATCTGGTTAAATAATATAGAGTCGGCGGAATGGCTTTCTTTTGATAAACCATTTGAGGGGGTTACTGCGTACCTGCAGGAACTAAGTAAAACCAACTCACTTTATATTGTTACTGCAAGGCAGTTAGAAGATCAGGCGCTGCAGCAGGTTGATAAGTTTAACTGGAACAGGTTTTTTGAAAAGGTATTTGTCACCAATGGGTTGCAGGATAAGTTTGAATTAATTGCCAATTCAATTAAAACCAGTTCAACAGATTGGTTGGTTGGTGATACTGGAAAGGATATTCAAACCGGGAAAAGGCTTGGTGTTAAAACAGCAGCCGTTTTTTCAGGATTCCTGAGTAAAGAGGTGCTGATGGAATATAAACCTGATGTAATAGCTTCAAGTGTTCTGGAGCTAAACTTTAATGCATAG
- a CDS encoding class I SAM-dependent methyltransferase → MKSIYLRNVPPPTETFDHISFLELMAKWIKPEHYLELGVRDGKCFKRLSAFATTAVGVDMQPISYSLKRNMKFHLGTTDDYFASIKGTSVKFDLVFIDADHSYEQSLKDFMNAKEHMIEEGFIFLHDTHPYDLSMTEPELCSDTYKTALYIKQHLADDFEIITLPFNPGLTMTKKISRNKQLAYL, encoded by the coding sequence ATGAAATCCATTTACTTAAGAAATGTTCCTCCGCCAACAGAAACTTTTGACCATATTTCTTTTCTGGAATTAATGGCAAAGTGGATAAAACCTGAGCATTACCTTGAATTAGGGGTAAGGGATGGGAAATGCTTTAAAAGATTATCGGCATTTGCTACTACTGCTGTTGGGGTTGATATGCAGCCTATAAGTTATAGTTTGAAAAGGAATATGAAGTTTCATCTGGGAACAACTGATGATTACTTTGCTTCAATCAAAGGGACAAGTGTAAAATTTGATCTTGTATTTATTGATGCCGATCATAGTTATGAGCAATCTTTGAAAGATTTTATGAATGCTAAAGAACATATGATAGAAGAAGGTTTCATTTTTTTACACGACACCCATCCATATGATCTTTCAATGACTGAACCTGAACTTTGTTCAGATACCTATAAAACAGCTTTGTATATCAAGCAACATCTGGCCGATGACTTTGAGATAATCACATTGCCATTTAATCCGGGCCTTACTATGACCAAAAAGATAAGCCGGAACAAACAGCTCGCCTACCTGTAA
- a CDS encoding ABC transporter ATP-binding protein yields MSSIIKVEKVSKEFIISHEAAEKYTTLRDVMARKAKKIFSFSRSNSSGKKAVTRESYMALNEVSFEVKPGERLGIIGRNGAGKSTLLKVLSRITEPSAGRIEINGRVASLLEVGTGFHPELTGRENIFLNGAILGMSRAEIKRKFDEIVDFSEVEKFLDTPVKRYSSGMYVRLAFAVAAHLEPEILVVDEVLAVGDAQFQKKCLGKMKDVSSNGRTVLFVSHNMAAVKNLCTHGILLNKGQLEFDGPILDAVTLYQKGQNTSTLFSHKGPLSEAPGNANIRILRFEVTPIEGDVISISSGINFEISFYNQKEDINLDITFDLKNEDDVVILHQGEIVTKERDSRQGIYTVKGQLPPHLLNTGTYTFTLIFGENQQHPLFGVHDFLQFEVMNERLGNTFRRLPGIIRPKIEYSSSFQLLKDAEHSW; encoded by the coding sequence ATGTCTTCCATTATAAAAGTTGAAAAGGTTTCCAAGGAGTTTATAATTTCCCATGAAGCTGCTGAAAAGTATACCACCTTACGCGATGTAATGGCGAGGAAGGCTAAAAAGATATTTTCTTTTTCGCGCTCAAATTCTTCCGGTAAAAAGGCCGTTACCCGCGAAAGTTATATGGCTTTGAATGAGGTGAGCTTTGAAGTAAAGCCTGGAGAACGTTTGGGTATTATTGGCCGGAATGGTGCCGGCAAAAGCACCCTCCTTAAAGTACTGAGCCGTATTACCGAACCTTCTGCAGGAAGGATTGAGATCAACGGACGTGTAGCAAGCTTACTTGAGGTAGGTACCGGTTTTCACCCGGAACTGACCGGACGTGAAAATATTTTCCTGAACGGCGCCATTCTGGGAATGAGTAGAGCGGAAATTAAACGGAAGTTTGATGAGATCGTGGATTTTTCGGAAGTAGAAAAGTTTTTAGATACACCGGTCAAGCGGTATAGCAGTGGTATGTATGTACGTTTGGCATTTGCTGTTGCGGCGCATTTGGAGCCAGAAATACTGGTGGTTGATGAGGTGCTGGCTGTTGGGGATGCCCAATTCCAGAAAAAATGCCTTGGCAAAATGAAGGATGTGAGCAGCAATGGACGAACTGTATTGTTCGTGAGTCATAACATGGCCGCAGTAAAAAATCTTTGTACACATGGCATTTTGTTAAATAAAGGACAACTGGAATTTGATGGTCCTATTTTAGATGCTGTAACCCTTTATCAGAAAGGGCAAAATACATCGACATTATTTTCCCATAAAGGACCTTTGTCTGAGGCGCCAGGAAATGCGAATATTCGTATCCTGAGATTTGAAGTAACTCCAATAGAGGGCGATGTTATTTCCATTTCATCGGGCATCAACTTTGAAATCTCTTTTTACAATCAAAAAGAAGACATCAACCTTGATATTACATTCGATTTAAAGAATGAAGATGATGTGGTCATTCTGCATCAGGGTGAGATTGTCACTAAAGAGAGAGATTCCCGGCAAGGTATTTATACCGTGAAAGGTCAGTTACCTCCGCATTTATTAAATACGGGAACTTATACGTTCACTTTGATTTTCGGAGAAAATCAGCAACATCCCCTATTTGGTGTTCATGATTTCCTTCAATTTGAAGTTATGAATGAACGTTTGGGGAATACATTCAGACGTTTGCCTGGTATTATCAGACCGAAAATTGAATATTCAAGTTCTTTCCAGTTACTTAAAGACGCAGAGCATTCATGGTAA
- a CDS encoding DegT/DnrJ/EryC1/StrS family aminotransferase, which produces MNVKPHIPFVSFESTNKTIRSEVLQNFEQFFDKAWYVLGDQLQQFEKEYASFNEVSHSIGISNGLDALHIALKALGIGEGDEVIVPSNTFIATVLAVSYVGAKPVFVEPNIHTYNIDPAKIEAAITSRTKAIMPVHLYGQICEMAAIEAIAQKHKLYIIEDNAQAQGASYRGKISGSWGHINATSFYPGKNLGALGDAGGITTNDEVLAQKAKTLRNYGSQKKYYHEEIGFNMRMDECQAGFLAIKLKYLQQWNKQRGQIAEIYANALKGVGDVILPQVAKDADHVYHLFVIRTKQRDKLQEYLTGKGIGTLIHYPVPPHLQAAYKDLGYKMGDLPIAEEIAGTCLSLPVWPGLSEGQVIEVSNAIRDFFNGK; this is translated from the coding sequence ATGAATGTAAAGCCTCATATCCCCTTTGTATCTTTTGAAAGCACCAATAAAACGATCAGGTCGGAAGTGTTACAAAATTTTGAGCAGTTTTTCGATAAAGCCTGGTATGTTTTAGGAGATCAGCTACAACAATTTGAAAAAGAGTATGCTTCATTTAATGAAGTGAGCCATAGTATAGGTATCAGTAACGGATTAGATGCATTGCATATAGCATTAAAGGCGCTTGGCATTGGCGAGGGAGATGAAGTTATTGTTCCATCCAATACATTTATTGCAACGGTACTGGCTGTTTCCTATGTGGGCGCCAAACCTGTATTTGTTGAGCCGAACATACATACTTATAATATTGACCCGGCAAAGATTGAAGCCGCGATCACCAGCCGTACAAAAGCAATCATGCCGGTACACCTGTACGGACAGATCTGTGAAATGGCAGCCATTGAAGCCATTGCCCAAAAACATAAATTATATATTATAGAAGATAACGCGCAGGCCCAGGGAGCCAGTTATCGCGGAAAAATATCAGGAAGCTGGGGGCATATAAACGCTACCAGTTTTTACCCCGGCAAAAACCTCGGTGCATTAGGTGATGCAGGTGGTATTACTACCAATGATGAGGTGCTGGCGCAAAAAGCGAAAACATTACGGAATTACGGATCGCAGAAAAAATACTATCATGAAGAGATAGGATTTAACATGCGCATGGATGAATGCCAGGCAGGCTTTTTAGCGATCAAACTAAAATACCTGCAGCAATGGAATAAACAACGGGGTCAGATCGCTGAGATCTATGCGAATGCATTGAAGGGAGTGGGAGATGTTATTCTTCCTCAGGTTGCAAAGGATGCGGACCATGTGTATCATTTATTTGTGATCAGAACAAAACAAAGGGATAAATTGCAGGAATATTTAACCGGAAAAGGTATTGGCACATTGATCCATTACCCTGTTCCACCACATCTGCAGGCGGCCTATAAAGACCTGGGATATAAAATGGGTGATTTACCCATAGCGGAGGAAATTGCCGGTACCTGCTTAAGTCTTCCGGTTTGGCCTGGTTTAAGTGAAGGGCAAGTGATTGAAGTGTCAAACGCAATTCGTGATTTTTTTAATGGAAAATAA
- a CDS encoding sugar 3,4-ketoisomerase, whose product MIDFTTSVPVIIDLKKILDVRGNLSIIEGEKDIPFIIQRTYWIYDVPGGEIRGGHAYKTLREFVVALSGSFDVVLNNGEKEMRYHLNRSYYGLYVPNMYWRHMENFSTNSVSLILADQDYDESDYIRDFDKFKAALNG is encoded by the coding sequence ATGATTGATTTTACTACTTCTGTTCCTGTTATTATCGATCTGAAAAAGATCCTCGATGTCCGAGGCAATCTTTCCATTATTGAGGGAGAGAAAGATATTCCTTTTATCATTCAACGAACTTACTGGATCTACGATGTGCCAGGTGGCGAAATAAGAGGAGGGCATGCATATAAAACCCTGCGGGAATTTGTTGTAGCGCTAAGTGGCAGTTTTGATGTGGTGCTTAATAATGGAGAAAAGGAAATGCGATATCATTTAAACAGGTCGTATTATGGTTTGTACGTGCCAAACATGTACTGGCGCCATATGGAAAATTTCTCTACTAATTCTGTTTCGTTGATCCTGGCCGATCAGGATTATGATGAAAGTGATTATATAAGGGATTTTGATAAATTTAAAGCGGCTTTAAATGGCTAG
- a CDS encoding glycosyltransferase family 2 protein — translation MENNQPLVSIVVVSYQQVDFLKECIESILLQTYKNIEIIIADDGSTDRSPELIRSFAAANSNIIPILSPVNKGISINLNLGMEQCRGQYICIIAGDDIMYPSKIEKQVAFLNENAEFELCYHNVDVYDEDTKTILYKWMDKFLPCRNAPDALFRAAWNLKKNNRKTPSGSWFGRASYLKYARNDWRTYSSHEFIFTMGMYAAKPDAKWHTLTEVLGMYRTHSKGLSKNNGKWQKTAEEMSVCYSLARVKFPQFTRAINNEEAFWWFMELLYNQVPGEYRGIYLKEFLRKYGLGRYLYLQTCRVLLSDKLKAVRKLVKEPA, via the coding sequence ATGGAAAATAATCAACCGCTCGTTAGCATAGTAGTCGTGTCTTATCAACAGGTTGACTTTCTGAAGGAATGTATTGAAAGTATCCTGTTACAGACGTATAAGAACATCGAGATCATCATTGCAGATGATGGATCAACTGACCGGTCACCTGAACTCATTCGGTCATTCGCTGCTGCCAATAGCAACATCATACCAATCCTTTCTCCGGTAAACAAGGGCATCTCCATCAACCTTAACCTGGGAATGGAACAATGTCGGGGACAGTATATATGCATCATTGCGGGGGATGATATTATGTATCCTTCCAAAATAGAAAAGCAGGTAGCTTTTCTTAATGAGAATGCTGAGTTTGAATTGTGTTATCATAACGTAGATGTGTATGATGAAGACACAAAAACAATACTCTATAAATGGATGGATAAATTTCTACCATGCCGGAATGCCCCCGATGCGCTTTTCAGAGCTGCCTGGAACTTAAAGAAAAATAATAGAAAGACTCCATCCGGCTCCTGGTTTGGACGTGCCTCCTACTTAAAATATGCCCGAAACGACTGGCGAACTTATTCCAGTCATGAATTTATTTTTACGATGGGTATGTATGCAGCAAAACCTGATGCAAAATGGCATACATTAACAGAAGTACTCGGCATGTACAGAACGCACAGCAAAGGTTTGAGCAAGAATAATGGCAAATGGCAGAAAACGGCTGAAGAAATGAGTGTCTGTTATTCATTGGCCAGAGTGAAATTCCCACAGTTTACAAGGGCAATAAATAACGAAGAAGCTTTCTGGTGGTTCATGGAATTATTATATAACCAGGTGCCAGGTGAATACAGAGGTATTTACTTGAAGGAATTTTTGAGAAAGTATGGGCTGGGGAGGTATTTATATCTGCAAACCTGCAGGGTATTATTGAGCGATAAATTGAAAGCTGTTCGTAAATTGGTAAAGGAACCAGCCTAA